The Nocardioides campestrisoli genome includes a window with the following:
- the ftsW gene encoding putative lipid II flippase FtsW: MTTLHPDHPARQPGHDQARVSRFAPSWWTTLRSAMDRPLTPYYLLLGASALLLTIGLIMVLSASSVRSFRIYDDSYAIVRRQLMWVALGIPAAWIASRLPYAALRRLAWPGLAVSLVLLALVQVPGLGITVNGNTNWLGVGPLAIQPSEVAKLALVLWAAHVYALKERRLDQLHHVMVPVVPGVLAAIMLVVLGSDLGTALVLFAILLAMLWIVGAPSRLFVFSSSVVGVVALYLASTSTERRERLTNFVDPFKDYHDTGWQPAHGLYALSTGGWTGQGIGGSTQKWGDLPEAHTDFIFAVLGEELGLVGTLLVIGLFLTIAYAATKVALRTQDPFVRYMTFGIVVWLLGQMIINVGMVLALLPVIGIPLPLISYGGSALLPSLVALGLLIGFARREPEAAEALASRRRSGAREPATVSVHGPGSA; this comes from the coding sequence ATGACCACCCTGCACCCCGACCACCCCGCTCGTCAGCCTGGCCACGACCAGGCACGGGTCTCGCGCTTCGCCCCCTCCTGGTGGACCACCCTGCGCTCGGCCATGGACCGGCCGCTCACGCCGTACTACCTCCTGCTGGGCGCCTCGGCGCTGCTGCTCACCATCGGCCTGATCATGGTGCTGAGCGCCTCGAGCGTCCGCTCCTTCCGGATCTACGACGACTCCTACGCCATCGTGCGGCGCCAGCTGATGTGGGTGGCCCTGGGCATCCCGGCCGCCTGGATCGCCTCGCGCCTGCCGTACGCCGCCCTGCGCCGGCTCGCCTGGCCCGGGCTGGCCGTCTCGCTGGTGCTGCTGGCCCTGGTCCAGGTGCCCGGTCTGGGCATCACGGTCAACGGCAACACCAACTGGCTCGGGGTGGGGCCGCTGGCGATCCAGCCCTCGGAGGTCGCCAAGCTGGCGCTCGTGCTCTGGGCGGCCCACGTCTACGCGCTCAAGGAGCGTCGCCTCGACCAGCTGCACCACGTGATGGTCCCGGTGGTGCCGGGAGTGCTCGCGGCGATCATGCTCGTCGTGCTCGGCAGCGACCTCGGCACCGCCCTGGTGCTCTTCGCGATCCTGCTCGCGATGCTGTGGATCGTCGGGGCGCCGAGCCGGCTCTTCGTCTTCTCCAGCTCGGTCGTCGGGGTGGTGGCGCTCTACCTGGCCAGCACGAGCACCGAGCGACGCGAGCGGTTGACCAACTTCGTCGACCCGTTCAAGGACTACCACGACACCGGCTGGCAGCCGGCCCACGGTCTGTACGCGCTGTCCACCGGCGGGTGGACCGGCCAGGGGATCGGGGGGTCGACGCAGAAGTGGGGCGACCTGCCCGAGGCGCACACCGACTTCATCTTCGCGGTGCTCGGCGAGGAGCTCGGACTGGTCGGGACCCTGCTGGTCATCGGGCTGTTCCTCACCATCGCCTACGCCGCGACCAAGGTGGCGCTGCGGACCCAGGACCCGTTCGTGCGGTACATGACCTTCGGCATCGTGGTCTGGCTGCTCGGCCAGATGATCATCAACGTCGGGATGGTGCTGGCGCTGCTGCCGGTGATCGGCATCCCGCTGCCGCTGATCTCCTACGGCGGCTCGGCGCTGCTGCCCTCGTTGGTCGCGCTGGGACTGCTGATCGGCTTCGCGCGGCGCGAGCCCGAGGCAGCCGAGGCGCTCGCCAGCCGGCGCCGCAGCGGCG
- the mraY gene encoding phospho-N-acetylmuramoyl-pentapeptide-transferase, translating to MRAILFAGGLALLFSLLGTRVAITVLSRRGYGQEIRDDGPTTHHTKRGTPTMGGIVIIGASVVAYLLAKLITGQVPTASALLLLFLFVGLGAVGFLDDFIKIVKQRSLGLRSKAKMIGQTVIALVFGWLALSPLLEDERGETPASRHLSFIRDFDSWVVPTVLLLLFTWFLITGFSNAVNLTDGLDGLAAGACTMVFCAYTLVNIWQNNQSCTIQPGGACYEVRDPLDLAVVSAAIAGACFGFLWWNASPAQIFMGDTGSLALGGALAGLAILTRTELLLLVIGGLFVIETLSVMLQVGYFKATKGKRIFRMAPLHHHFEMLGWEQVTVVVRFWIITGLAVATGLGIFYAEWVAGVG from the coding sequence ATGAGAGCAATCCTGTTCGCAGGCGGACTCGCGCTGCTGTTCTCGCTGCTCGGCACCCGGGTGGCGATCACCGTGCTGTCCCGCCGCGGCTACGGGCAGGAGATCCGCGACGACGGACCCACCACCCACCACACCAAGCGCGGCACGCCCACCATGGGCGGCATCGTGATCATCGGCGCCTCGGTGGTGGCCTACCTCCTGGCCAAGCTGATCACCGGACAGGTGCCCACCGCGTCCGCGCTGCTGCTGCTCTTCCTCTTCGTGGGGCTGGGGGCCGTGGGCTTCCTCGACGACTTCATCAAGATCGTCAAGCAACGCAGCCTGGGGCTGCGGAGCAAGGCGAAGATGATCGGGCAGACGGTCATCGCCCTGGTCTTCGGCTGGCTGGCGCTCTCCCCGCTGCTCGAGGACGAGCGGGGGGAGACCCCGGCCTCGCGGCACCTCTCGTTCATCCGGGACTTCGACTCCTGGGTGGTCCCGACCGTCCTGCTGCTGCTCTTCACCTGGTTCCTGATCACCGGCTTCAGCAACGCGGTCAACCTGACCGACGGACTCGACGGCCTGGCCGCCGGTGCCTGCACGATGGTCTTCTGTGCCTACACGCTGGTGAACATCTGGCAGAACAACCAGTCCTGCACCATCCAGCCGGGCGGGGCCTGCTACGAGGTACGTGACCCCCTCGACCTGGCGGTGGTCTCCGCCGCGATCGCGGGCGCCTGCTTCGGCTTCCTGTGGTGGAACGCCTCCCCGGCGCAGATCTTCATGGGCGACACCGGCTCGCTCGCCCTCGGCGGCGCGCTCGCCGGGCTGGCCATCCTGACCCGCACCGAGCTGCTGCTGCTGGTGATCGGCGGCCTGTTCGTGATCGAGACCCTGTCGGTGATGCTCCAGGTGGGCTACTTCAAGGCGACCAAGGGCAAGCGGATCTTCCGGATGGCGCCGCTGCACCACCACTTCGAGATGCTCGGCTGGGAGCAGGTCACCGTGGTGGTCCGGTTCTGGATCATCACCGGCCTCGCGGTCGCCACCGGTCTGGGGATCTTCTACGCCGAGTGGGTGGCGGGCGTCGGATGA
- the murD gene encoding UDP-N-acetylmuramoyl-L-alanine--D-glutamate ligase: protein MSRPDPTALGRTDSWDGVRAVVAGFGVSGFAAADNLNHLGAQVLALDEATSVDKAEKAELLEVLGAEIRLGQGSTAVLPDETDLLVTSPGWRPDAPLIAQARARGIPVWGEVELAWRLRHPDAPAPWLTVTGTNGKTTTVQMLDSILRAAGLRSVAAGNVGLPIVEAVMDPDPYDVIAVELSSFQLHYTDSMSPESAVVLNVAEDHLDWYSSFDDYLADKGRIYERAQRACVYNVADERTRRLVEEADVVEGARAIGFTLGMPGVGMVGLVDDILADRAFVAERETSAAELCTLADLASPAPHFVANALAAAALARAHGVSQEAVRDGLRAFRPDGHRIEHVAITDGVTWIDDSKATNPHAAQSSLQAYDPVVWVAGGLAKGARFDDLVRMVAGRLRGVVLLGRDRHVIADALSRHAPDVPVIQIGDGETEDPMERVVDAAAGLALPGDTVLLAPGCASMDMFASYAARGEAFAAAVRRRAGGGTE from the coding sequence ATGAGCCGTCCTGATCCCACCGCACTGGGGCGGACCGACTCCTGGGACGGCGTGCGCGCCGTGGTCGCCGGCTTCGGCGTCTCCGGGTTCGCGGCCGCCGACAACCTCAACCACCTGGGTGCCCAGGTCCTGGCCCTGGACGAGGCCACCTCGGTCGACAAGGCCGAGAAGGCCGAGCTGCTCGAGGTGCTGGGCGCCGAGATCAGGCTCGGGCAGGGCAGCACCGCGGTGCTCCCCGACGAGACCGACCTGCTGGTCACCTCTCCCGGCTGGCGCCCCGACGCCCCGCTGATCGCCCAGGCCCGCGCCCGCGGCATCCCGGTGTGGGGCGAGGTGGAGCTCGCCTGGCGGCTGCGGCACCCGGACGCCCCCGCGCCCTGGCTGACGGTCACCGGCACCAACGGCAAGACGACCACCGTGCAGATGCTCGACTCCATCCTCCGGGCCGCCGGGCTCCGCTCGGTCGCCGCCGGGAACGTCGGGCTGCCGATCGTGGAGGCGGTGATGGACCCCGACCCGTACGACGTGATCGCGGTCGAGCTCTCCAGCTTCCAGCTGCACTACACCGACTCGATGAGCCCGGAGTCGGCCGTGGTCCTCAACGTCGCCGAGGACCACCTCGACTGGTACTCCTCGTTCGACGACTACCTCGCCGACAAGGGACGGATCTACGAGCGGGCCCAGCGCGCCTGCGTCTACAACGTCGCGGACGAGCGCACCCGGCGACTGGTCGAGGAGGCCGACGTCGTCGAGGGGGCCCGGGCCATCGGCTTCACCCTCGGGATGCCTGGGGTGGGCATGGTGGGGCTGGTCGACGACATCCTCGCCGACCGCGCCTTCGTGGCCGAGCGGGAGACCAGTGCGGCCGAGCTGTGCACCCTGGCCGACCTCGCCTCGCCGGCTCCGCACTTCGTGGCCAACGCCCTGGCCGCCGCCGCCCTGGCCCGCGCCCACGGCGTCTCCCAGGAGGCGGTGCGGGACGGGCTGCGCGCGTTCCGGCCGGACGGGCACCGGATCGAGCACGTGGCGATCACCGACGGTGTCACCTGGATCGACGACTCGAAGGCGACCAACCCGCACGCGGCGCAGTCCTCCCTGCAGGCCTACGACCCGGTGGTCTGGGTGGCGGGCGGTCTGGCCAAGGGCGCGCGCTTCGACGACCTGGTCCGGATGGTCGCCGGGCGGCTGCGCGGCGTGGTCCTGCTCGGGCGGGACCGGCATGTGATCGCGGACGCCCTTTCGCGACACGCGCCCGATGTTCCGGTCATCCAGATCGGGGACGGGGAGACTGAAGATCCCATGGAACGCGTCGTCGACGCGGCAGCGGGGCTCGCCCTCCCCGGCGACACCGTGCTGCTCGCGCCGGGGTGCGCCTCGATGGACATGTTCGCCAGCTACGCCGCCCGGGGTGAGGCCTTCGCCGCCGCGGTCCGGCGCCGGGCGGGCGGCGGGACGGAGTAG
- a CDS encoding UDP-N-acetylmuramoyl-tripeptide--D-alanyl-D-alanine ligase yields the protein MTLTALADLLGGRVVGPGDLDADRVQVVAEATLDSRAVVPGGLFVALAGERTDGHEHVQAALSAGAVAYLGSRNVGAPGVVVPDVVAALGRLGRHVVDSLPGLTVLALTGSQGKTGTKDYLAHVLAGEGPTVATLGNYNNELGVPLTVLRATEETRFLVVEMGARGIGHVAELCRTAPPQVAAVLNVGTSHLGEFGSRAAIAQGKGEIVEALPPSGTAVLNADDALVRAMAPRTRARVLTFGADGDVTLRALASDDLGRRSFELGAEGRWYPVRLAQLGSHQVPNALAAAAMALAVGVPADRVASRLTTAEPASRWRMELHERADGLLVINDSYNANPESMEAALDTLGHIGRAGGRRTVAVLGEMRELGDDSAAQHCRVGAAAATAQVDVLVTVGTAAAEIAACATRDPAWRGTAVIIDTRDEALQWVRENVSAADAVLVKASRGAALEHIADGLLEEGDPAR from the coding sequence ATGACGTTGACCGCCCTGGCCGACCTGCTGGGAGGCCGGGTCGTCGGACCCGGCGACCTGGACGCCGACCGGGTGCAGGTGGTCGCCGAGGCGACCCTGGACAGCCGGGCCGTGGTGCCCGGAGGACTCTTCGTCGCCCTGGCCGGAGAACGCACCGACGGGCACGAGCACGTGCAGGCCGCCCTCTCCGCCGGTGCGGTGGCCTACCTGGGGAGCCGGAACGTGGGCGCCCCGGGCGTGGTCGTGCCCGACGTGGTCGCTGCCCTGGGTCGTCTGGGCCGGCACGTCGTCGACTCGTTGCCCGGGCTGACCGTGCTGGCCCTGACCGGCTCCCAGGGCAAGACCGGCACCAAGGACTACCTGGCGCACGTGCTGGCCGGCGAGGGGCCGACCGTGGCGACCCTGGGCAACTACAACAACGAGCTCGGGGTGCCGCTGACCGTGCTGCGCGCCACCGAGGAGACCAGGTTCCTGGTCGTGGAGATGGGGGCGCGCGGGATCGGCCACGTGGCCGAGCTGTGCCGGACCGCCCCGCCGCAGGTCGCCGCCGTGCTCAACGTCGGCACCTCGCACCTGGGCGAGTTCGGCAGCCGGGCCGCGATCGCGCAGGGCAAGGGCGAGATCGTCGAGGCCCTGCCCCCGTCGGGGACCGCGGTGCTCAACGCCGACGACGCGCTGGTCCGCGCGATGGCTCCGCGCACCCGGGCCCGGGTGCTCACCTTCGGCGCCGACGGGGACGTCACCCTGCGCGCCCTCGCCTCCGACGACCTGGGCCGGCGCAGCTTCGAGCTCGGTGCCGAGGGCCGGTGGTACCCGGTCCGGCTTGCCCAGCTCGGCTCGCACCAGGTCCCGAACGCGCTCGCGGCTGCCGCGATGGCCCTCGCGGTCGGGGTGCCCGCCGACCGGGTGGCCAGCCGGCTCACGACCGCCGAGCCGGCCTCCCGCTGGCGCATGGAGCTGCACGAGCGGGCCGACGGCCTGCTGGTGATCAACGACTCCTACAACGCCAACCCCGAGTCGATGGAGGCCGCCCTGGACACCCTGGGGCACATCGGCCGGGCCGGCGGACGCCGTACCGTCGCGGTGCTGGGGGAGATGCGCGAGCTCGGCGACGACTCGGCCGCCCAGCACTGCCGGGTCGGCGCCGCGGCCGCGACCGCCCAGGTCGACGTGCTGGTCACCGTGGGTACGGCGGCTGCCGAGATCGCGGCGTGCGCGACCCGGGACCCCGCATGGCGGGGCACCGCGGTGATCATCGACACCCGCGACGAGGCGCTGCAGTGGGTACGAGAGAATGTCTCGGCCGCCGACGCGGTCCTGGTCAAGGCATCTCGTGGTGCGGCACTCGAGCACATCGCGGACGGACTTCTCGAGGAAGGGGATCCTGCTCGATGA
- a CDS encoding UDP-N-acetylmuramoyl-L-alanyl-D-glutamate--2,6-diaminopimelate ligase — MGSATTRPSRPPRSAVGDLADWLATHSAPRLTGEPRTVVTGLTLSSQRVRPGDLYVALPGARAHGADYAADAVASGAVAVLTDEAGALRVQQQVPDVPVLVVPEPRRLLGGLSAHVYGDPATSMAMIGVTGTQGKTTTTRLAEAGLQASGTRAAVVGTVGTRMVGEDVPTSLTTPEAPDLQALFAVMREREVAVCAMEVSSHALVLGRVDGTVFDVATFLNLGRDHLDFHADVEEYFAAKASLFTPERARLALVNLDDGHGRRLAESVTIPLRTFSAAGAEADWRAVEVTTTAHGSTFVVEGPGGLRLPAGVPLAGDFNVSNALAAIASCAEAGFDPAAVAAGISEGPGVPGRLEDIDEGQSFAVVVDYAHKPDAVEAALRTLRPLTEGRLLVVIGAGGDRDPGKRPLMGEIAARLADVLVVTDDNPRSEEPAAIRAAVLAGAGDGGAEVLEVGERRTAIRTALELAGPGDIVLVAGKGHESGQEVAGVVHPFDDRDVVREELRRL; from the coding sequence GTGGGCAGCGCGACGACAAGACCTTCCCGACCTCCGAGGTCGGCCGTCGGTGACCTTGCGGACTGGCTGGCGACGCACTCCGCGCCCCGTCTGACCGGGGAGCCGCGCACCGTCGTCACCGGCCTCACGCTCAGCTCCCAGCGGGTCCGGCCGGGCGACCTGTACGTGGCCCTCCCGGGAGCCCGTGCCCACGGCGCCGACTACGCCGCCGACGCCGTGGCGTCCGGCGCGGTCGCGGTGCTCACCGACGAGGCGGGCGCGCTCCGGGTGCAGCAGCAGGTGCCGGACGTGCCGGTGCTGGTGGTGCCGGAGCCCCGACGGCTGCTGGGCGGCCTCTCGGCCCACGTCTACGGCGACCCGGCCACCTCGATGGCGATGATCGGCGTGACCGGCACCCAGGGCAAGACCACGACCACCCGCCTGGCCGAGGCCGGGCTGCAGGCCTCGGGCACGCGGGCTGCCGTCGTGGGCACCGTGGGCACCCGGATGGTCGGCGAGGACGTGCCGACCTCCCTGACCACCCCGGAGGCCCCGGACCTGCAGGCGCTGTTCGCGGTGATGCGCGAGCGCGAGGTCGCGGTGTGCGCGATGGAGGTCTCCAGCCACGCGCTGGTGCTGGGCCGCGTCGACGGCACGGTCTTCGACGTGGCCACCTTCCTCAACCTGGGCCGCGACCACCTGGACTTCCACGCCGACGTCGAGGAGTACTTCGCCGCGAAGGCCTCCCTGTTCACCCCGGAGCGGGCGCGGCTGGCCCTGGTCAACCTCGACGACGGCCACGGTCGGCGCCTCGCGGAGTCGGTGACGATCCCGCTGCGCACCTTCTCCGCCGCCGGCGCCGAGGCGGACTGGCGTGCGGTCGAGGTCACCACCACCGCCCACGGCTCGACCTTCGTGGTCGAGGGCCCCGGTGGCCTGCGGCTGCCCGCCGGCGTGCCGCTGGCCGGCGACTTCAACGTCTCCAACGCCCTCGCCGCGATCGCCTCCTGCGCGGAGGCGGGCTTCGACCCCGCGGCCGTGGCGGCGGGGATCTCGGAGGGGCCGGGGGTCCCCGGCCGGCTGGAGGACATCGACGAGGGCCAGTCCTTCGCCGTGGTGGTGGACTACGCCCACAAGCCCGACGCGGTCGAGGCCGCACTGCGCACGCTGCGCCCGCTCACCGAGGGCCGGCTGCTCGTGGTGATCGGGGCCGGCGGGGACCGCGACCCCGGCAAGCGCCCGCTGATGGGGGAGATCGCCGCGCGCCTGGCCGACGTGCTCGTGGTGACCGACGACAACCCCCGCAGCGAGGAGCCCGCGGCGATCCGCGCGGCTGTCCTGGCCGGGGCCGGCGACGGGGGAGCCGAGGTGCTCGAGGTGGGCGAACGGCGTACGGCGATCCGCACCGCCCTGGAGCTGGCGGGACCGGGCGACATCGTGCTGGTCGCCGGCAAGGGGCACGAGAGCGGGCAGGAGGTCGCGGGCGTGGTCCATCCCTTCGACGACCGGGACGTGGTGCGCGAGGAGCTGAGGCGGCTGTGA